The following DNA comes from Papaver somniferum cultivar HN1 chromosome 4, ASM357369v1, whole genome shotgun sequence.
CTATAGGATTTAATTCTACTTCTAAGAACCAATTGACTGTTGTCATATAATAGTTTTATAAAGGACAATTCATTCTTATTTGAATTCTCTTATGCTTATTAGGTTGGCTGCGTGGGTGATCGAAGGTTTACTAAGGGTTATTTTGTTATTCTGGGATTTAATCTTACTTGTTGGTTTTCTCCAAGTGATTGTTGTCGGGCCCTTCACTAAATCTAAGTATATGAGTTTTGCACATGGTGTAATTCAGCTCATATAGATTTAGTACCTACTCAAGCATTCACATTTCTAACTCCTCTGTTCAATTTATCTTTCCTCCAAACTGATTCTTCGTTCTAGAATGAAACATGTGCATATTGATTATCATTTCATTTGAGAATTGGTTTAAACCAAGGCTTTAGGTGTATTTTATAACTTTGGATCAACTAGCTGAAATCTTCACTATTTGCATGGTCCTTTTTACTTCGCTTATCTTAAATCTCAAGGTTGTTTCGCCGCCTAACTTGACTTTGAAGGGGGATTTGATGCATGTTGGTATATCAGTGTAAGGTTAAGGTTATGATAGTGTGTAGGTTAAAAACGGTTATTACATTCGGTCAGTGTCATATGTGCTACTCACACGATTATGCATTCCAGTTATTAGTTATTGTGTACGTATATGCAGTTGCGCACCTATGTTCTTAATTGGCTCCCAAGCCTAAAAATTGTAATATTTTGAGCTTCTAAGTTCATTTTACCTTACTTACACCCCCTTCAAATAAATTTGCTTCCCCTAATCAGATGTCTGCTCCGCCCTGCTTGTAAGGTTGTTGGACGTCATTGTATAAATCGTGTGGTATATAAATGCATCTTAACCTCGTCTCAATTGTATTAATAGAGATTACGCTAGCTCTGTAAATCTTGTTTCACTAATAATTAATATTGAATTGAAATTTCAAAGACTTAGCACATTAATGCAGGGTGCTAAGTCTTTTATCGCTACTAATATCGAATTAAGCAAGACAAATAATGAATTACTTAGCAATCCAATCGAGTACACATCTTTAGTTGGAGCTTTACATTACTTGACAGTTGACATGGACAAGGCATGGATCCCTTTGCAATAAATTTAGTTTGTCAACATATGAAACTTCCTCGAACCTCTCATTTTATCGTTGATACGAGGATTCTGAGGTACTTTGAAGGCATTTTAAATGACAGGTTACAAAAGGTAGTTCATTCTTCTTAGGATTCTCTAATGCTTATTAGACCGGGTCTTATGGAGATGCGCAAGGTCTTCCCAACTCCAAAAACCGTCACCTAACTCTTCCTGCAAGCCTTCTTTAGTGTGCGGAAATCCCAGCGGGAAGACTTAACCATTAGCCGTTTTAAAAAAGTGAAAAACGGAAAATCATTAACTGTTTCGTTCTTAAAATCCTTGCAACTTAGTGGGACCAAGAGAGATTTTATCTTAAAAATCGATTAACTTGTTTAAACCGGATAATCATTATCCGTTATAGGAAAATTTAGTAGGACCAACAGAGAAATAAGTAGGATTTTAGGATTTGGTGGGCCCAACTAATTTGAAAACGGATTATCATCGTCCGTTTCTTTCTTAAATCTGGGAATAACCATAAGAGCTAGCCTCTTCCCAAGTTGAGGTGGAAAGGTAGTTGAGAAGCTCTTGGGAAGAGCCATAGGACCCGGTCTTAGGTTGGAAACATGGGCGACAAACGGTATACTGAGGATTATTTTGTTTTACTAGGATTTAGTCCTACTTCTTGTCTTCTGAAAAGCAAATAGCAAATGACTGTTGTTAAGTCCTTCATTGAAGTCAAATATAGGAGCTTTGCACATAGTGAACCCGAGCTCATCTAGATCTGTTATCTACTCAAGGATTTGTTATGATTAGTCGGTGATGCAAAGTTTGACCAAAGGTCAAACTTTATCTTATGCAaacttgttcctaaagtttaggaaaTCTTAAAAGCCAAGTTAGGAAAACTTGTTCCCAAAGTTATGGCTTCTTAAGGGCCAAGTTATCTCtatataaaagataagaattagaGATGTAGAGACATCCAATCTAGAAGAATGGTAAATCCATgtgcttagggttttggtctctttggtagggacggtcgtgtgctaccgtgctgtgaagaaggtgtagaagagaagacatgaggctgaTTCGAGGAATGGTTAGGAATttgtttctatggtttcttcgatggtgttctcgggtatgtcttgttaactctttgggtctTTTCTTGGGTTAcgtaaagagcatgtaatggtctttgatttaatgaaagtttttctggtggtgttgaccgtggatgtagcctgtaaaggtgaaccacgtatatcttgtgttgtggttgtgtgtgctTGCTTATCTTCTGTCtttcttattattttcttccatatttggttcaaatcaccaattacccTTTGTGATCCTCTCATTCccgctgcgctcggggtgccaattttcccaacaggATTCACATTCACTGTCATTTGGATTTCGTTTTGAATAAACATCAGTTTCATTGTTCATGTCTCCAATCAGCTTCATTCCGGAATGAAACTTGTACACATTGATTATCATTTCATTAGAGAAACTGGTCGATCCAAGGATTTAAGTGTATTTTATAATTTATACACTTTTCTTAGGTGGAAGCGCAAGGTCGTTTCGCCACCTACCTTGTCCTTGGGGAATATAGATGCCAGTTGATATAACAGTGCAGGTTAAGGCTTGTTGGCCGTCATTATTCAATTATGTTGAATATAATGCGTCTTAACCTCATCTCATTTCGTCGTAATGGAGATTACTCTCTCTCTAAAATTCTTGTTTCACCAccattaaataatttatttattgtgAATTGACAAAATACAACACGTAATAATATATTTAATGATTGATGAAAAGAAAGAGCTagttttacttttacttttaccCATTCTTCCCAAATCCAAACGCGTCACTGACTACTAACTCCAGTCAACACCTACACGTACAAAAGACAGAGTCTTTTACCAGACCACCACACTCAGGACAAGACATGAGTGGAGaaggcgaagaagaagaagacatttcAAAAAgcgagagaggaagaagaaaaatctagACACGgagagaaacaaagaaaaattatctaaaattctCTGTATCTATCTGTTTGAATTCAAAGAGACAACAATCAAAATCCATTTCTTTCTCCACTTTCTCAAGTAATCATCTTTCTATATACCCACAGAAAAATCTCACTCCCCCTTTTTATAGAATTCCAAGTTATGAAACCTAAATCATTTTTATCTAATCTATTGAAACCATTTAAATCAGAGAAAGGTGAGCAAAAAAACAGAACctcaaaaacaaaaattgaagCCAATTTTACAACTTTACTAACTTTTGTTTCTTTCTCGTTATGTTCTTCAGATACATCAAAAGAAGAAGACTTAGAGAAACTAGCAGCTCAAGAACAAAAACAATTCTATTACGAAACTCTTGTCACAGCAACTAAAGATTTTCATTTTAGTAATAAACTTGGTGAAGGTGGATTTGGTCCTGTTTTCAAGGTAAGACAGACCATTTGTTTGTTGTTTGTATTGAATTGAAATtgttaatttagggttttcttttgaaaAATTTAGGGGAAATTGGAAGATGGAAGAGAAATAGCAGTGAAGAAATTATCACATAGTTCAAGACAAGGGAAGAAAGAATTCATGAATGAAGCTAAATTACTGGCACGTGTCCAACATAAGAACATTGTTAGTCTATTGGGTTTCTGTACACATGGTGTTGAGAAGCTACTTGTTTATGAATATCTTCCCCATGAAAGCTTGGATAAGTTTCTCTTCAGTAAGTACTAGTGcatttttactttactttttattactcatcttcttcttatttttactATCTTTTGAATAATTCTGCTCTCATGCGACTCCATGTGAATGTCACGGATCACTGAACCCCGTTATTTTATTTTACTATGTTCCACGGGATTTCTCTTGTTGGTGAAAAATTATTGCTTTCTTTTTTGCTCAGCTGCATTTTGAACAATTTCTTGGTTCATTAGTGTTGCATTTATCTCTGTTGTATCGAATTTCGGTTGAACACGTTATTGCTGGATCCCCACATAGTACGTACAAGTGATGTTTGGTTCTTGTGTGAAACCTAGGAGACTATTCACGTTGACTTGGTTTATTAAAATTTGATAACCATGATGTTTCTTATCTTTTCACTGGCATTCCTGCGTGGCTCCCCATTCCTACTGCTATCTAAATTAGATGGAAGCTAGGAAGAGAACTCGAATGAGGTGGATGGAGGAAGGGCCAATATGGTGTGAAATGGTGCATGTAGTTGTGTGCTCTAAAAGTCTTTAACACGTGCATCATATAAACAGACTGTTGCCTAAAATATTTTAGGGTTGAGTTGAATTGTTGAAATATGATCtcttttattcatttatttttgaaaGTTGAAGTTGAAAATGCAATATCTATTTAAATAAGTATTCTTTATGTCATATATATTTTTCCATAATAATTTCTGGAATAATTTGGTCAAATTTCAAGATAACTTTGTTAAGCAAACTGTTCATAGTTATGGAGAAAAGTATGAGTGTATGACTATCTTTCTTTTGTTAGTTGAAAGTTGAAACCAACTTTTGTTTACCAAAACATTATAATATGTATGATAAATGCGGTTAAATGAAGTCAAAGAAACAAATGTGTTTCGTGTTGTTGCTGGGTTTTTTTTGTCCTTGATTCGAATAATATATTGAGCCATGAATCTAATAGAGTATCCTTTGGTCTTTCATGCGTATCTATGTGTTTTGATGTATGATAGTTTTCGATTTAAGGTGTGGTATACTTCAACAGTACTAAGAACAAAAGTGTATTCTTGTCTCTTGCTTTCAGGAAATAGTTCAGACTGTTggtaactaaaaaaaaaaatactaaaactgtAGTGATTATATGGTTGCCAATTTTGTGTACAAAATTCTTAGCTATATCATGGAAAGTACCAAGCTAACTGTAAAACTTTAGATACAATGATGAGTGGTCCACACACACCCTAGTTGTTCTCTGGAGACCAGATACAATGAACAAGTGATGGAATGGAACCCTCCTAGAAACTAAAAAGAAATCATTGCTGAAGTAATCGTTACAGTAGTTTTGACTTTATATCACAAACGTTATTGGTGAGGGCTCTAGCttgaacatcttcaactttttaaACAAAAGTCAGAAATTTCTCATTACTATTTGTATGTGAATACAAAGCACTCCATGCTTCCCATGTCTGATATTTCAACAGTGATTGATTACACATTGTCCATGTGTCTTTTTATTTTGATCGGTTAGTTTACACATCATCCATGTGTCAGCAATGAAAAACCCTTCAGATGACGATAACCCACGTATGCTTGTGATGGATGTATTAAATTTTGCGTCATTTGAAGTTTTCTCTTTTTTAGTTTGCAAATGGATTAGATTCTGATGACAATCGGCGACTGGTTGCAGATAGTAAGAGAAGAGATGAGCTTGATTGGAAGAGAAGGTATGACGTCATAGCAGGTGTTGCAAGAGGAATGGTTTACTTACACGAGGATTGTCACATATGTATCATACACCGCGACATCAAAGCCAGTAACATCTTGCTTGATGATAAGTGGGCTCCAAAGATTGCTGATTTTGGCATGGCTCGTCTATATCCTGAAGATGAAACACATGTAAACACACGAGTCGCTGGTACGAAGTATGTATCATTTTCACCGCTACCATGAATATAACGATTGTGACCATGTGAATTTCTGTGGTGGATTCCCTGTTTAATTATCGAATAATGTGTTAGAACAAGAGTTAATATATATAAGTGGATGCAACAGTGGATACATGGCCCCTGAGTATGTGATGCATGGAAACTTATCAGCTAAAGCAGATGTGTTTAGCTTTGGAGTGGTGGTGTTGGAGTTAATAAGCGGCCAGAAGAATTCTTCATTTAATCGAGATCCTGATGTCAGTTGCCTACTTGAGTGGGTAAGTTATACGAATACATCTAGCTCCCGTATTTCTTTCTCCACCTTTATTTGGTAAACTCGTTCAGCTGTTCA
Coding sequences within:
- the LOC113275576 gene encoding cysteine-rich receptor-like protein kinase 10; amino-acid sequence: MKPKSFLSNLLKPFKSEKDTSKEEDLEKLAAQEQKQFYYETLVTATKDFHFSNKLGEGGFGPVFKGKLEDGREIAVKKLSHSSRQGKKEFMNEAKLLARVQHKNIVSLLGFCTHGVEKLLVYEYLPHESLDKFLFNSKRRDELDWKRRYDVIAGVARGMVYLHEDCHICIIHRDIKASNILLDDKWAPKIADFGMARLYPEDETHVNTRVAGTNGYMAPEYVMHGNLSAKADVFSFGVVVLELISGQKNSSFNRDPDVSCLLEWVWKLYKTGRSAEIIDPALAPLGESSVEQIKMCIQIGLLCCQAGPSLRPPMRRVVVLLSKKPGSLEEPQRPGYPGSRYRRTSGASSQTSSSRSCPTHKAAASFASNPGSSSGSSLNTYGSTFNTNTNTVSTSSITSPIPRPHGKEPIQE